From a single Callithrix jacchus isolate 240 chromosome 5, calJac240_pri, whole genome shotgun sequence genomic region:
- the DHRS7B gene encoding dehydrogenase/reductase SDR family member 7B isoform X8, whose translation MASQGSRKNLLKVRAMDFITSTAILPLLFGCLGVFGLFRLLQWVRGKAYLRNAVVVITGATSGLGRECAKVFYAAGAKLVLCGRNREALEELIRELTASHATKVQTHKPYMVTFDLTDPGAIVAAAAEILQCFGFVDILVNNAGISYRGTVMDTTVDVDKRIMETNYFGPVALTKALLPSMIKRRQGHIVAISSIQGKISIPFRSAYAASKHATQAFFDCLRAEMEQYEIEVTVISPGYIHTNLSINAITADGSRYGVMDKTTAQGRSPVEVAQDILAAVGKKKKDVILADVLPSLAIYLRTLAPGLFFSLMASRARKERKSKNV comes from the exons GAAGAATCTGCTGAAGGTGAGGGCCATGGACTTCATCACCTCCACAGCCATCCTGCCCCTGCTGTTCGGCTGCCTGGGTGTCTTCGGCCTCTTCCGGCTGCTGCAGTGGGTGCGCGGGAAGGCCTACTTGCGGAACGCTGTGGTGGTGATCACAGGTGCCACCTCAGGGCTGGGCAGAG AATGTGCAAAGGTCTTCTATGCTGCGGGTGCTAAGCTGGTGCTCTGTGGCCGGAATCGTGAGGCCCTGGAAGAGCTCATCAGAGAACTCACCGCTTCTCATGCCACCAAG GTGCAGACACACAAGCCTTATATGGTGACCTTCGACCTCACAGACCCTGGGGCCATAGTTGCAGCAGCAGCCGAGATCCTGCAGTGCTTTGGCTTTGTGGACATACTTGTCAACAATGCTGGGATCAGCTACCGTGGTACCGTCATGGACACCACAGTGGATGTGGACAAGAGGATCATGGAGACAAACTACTTTGGCCCAGTTGCTCTAACGAAAG CACTCCTGCCATCCATGATCAAGAGGAGGCAAGGCCACATTGTCGCCATCAGCAGCATCCAGGGCAAGATCAGCATTCCTTTTCGATCAGCAT ACGCAGCCTCCAAGCATGCAACCCAGGCGTTCTTTGACTGTCTGCGTGCTGAGATGGAACAGTATGAAATTGAGGTGACTGTCATCAGCCCTGGCTACATCCACACCAACCTCTCCATAAATGCCATCACTGCGGATGGATCCAGGtatggag ttATGGACAAGACCACAGCCCAGGGCCGAAGCCCTGTGGAAGTTGCCCAGGACATTCTCGCTGCtgtggggaagaagaagaaagatgtgATCCTGgctgatgtgctgccttccttgGCCATTTATCTTCGAACTCTGGCTCCTGGGCTCTTCTTCAGCCTCATGGCCTCCAGGGCCAGAAAAGAGCGGAAATCCAAGAACGTCTAG
- the DHRS7B gene encoding dehydrogenase/reductase SDR family member 7B isoform X9, which produces MDFITSTAILPLLFGCLGVFGLFRLLQWVRGKAYLRNAVVVITGATSGLGRECAKVFYAAGAKLVLCGRNREALEELIRELTASHATKVQTHKPYMVTFDLTDPGAIVAAAAEILQCFGFVDILVNNAGISYRGTVMDTTVDVDKRIMETNYFGPVALTKALLPSMIKRRQGHIVAISSIQGKISIPFRSAYAASKHATQAFFDCLRAEMEQYEIEVTVISPGYIHTNLSINAITADGSRYGVMDKTTAQGRSPVEVAQDILAAVGKKKKDVILADVLPSLAIYLRTLAPGLFFSLMASRARKERKSKNV; this is translated from the exons ATGGACTTCATCACCTCCACAGCCATCCTGCCCCTGCTGTTCGGCTGCCTGGGTGTCTTCGGCCTCTTCCGGCTGCTGCAGTGGGTGCGCGGGAAGGCCTACTTGCGGAACGCTGTGGTGGTGATCACAGGTGCCACCTCAGGGCTGGGCAGAG AATGTGCAAAGGTCTTCTATGCTGCGGGTGCTAAGCTGGTGCTCTGTGGCCGGAATCGTGAGGCCCTGGAAGAGCTCATCAGAGAACTCACCGCTTCTCATGCCACCAAG GTGCAGACACACAAGCCTTATATGGTGACCTTCGACCTCACAGACCCTGGGGCCATAGTTGCAGCAGCAGCCGAGATCCTGCAGTGCTTTGGCTTTGTGGACATACTTGTCAACAATGCTGGGATCAGCTACCGTGGTACCGTCATGGACACCACAGTGGATGTGGACAAGAGGATCATGGAGACAAACTACTTTGGCCCAGTTGCTCTAACGAAAG CACTCCTGCCATCCATGATCAAGAGGAGGCAAGGCCACATTGTCGCCATCAGCAGCATCCAGGGCAAGATCAGCATTCCTTTTCGATCAGCAT ACGCAGCCTCCAAGCATGCAACCCAGGCGTTCTTTGACTGTCTGCGTGCTGAGATGGAACAGTATGAAATTGAGGTGACTGTCATCAGCCCTGGCTACATCCACACCAACCTCTCCATAAATGCCATCACTGCGGATGGATCCAGGtatggag ttATGGACAAGACCACAGCCCAGGGCCGAAGCCCTGTGGAAGTTGCCCAGGACATTCTCGCTGCtgtggggaagaagaagaaagatgtgATCCTGgctgatgtgctgccttccttgGCCATTTATCTTCGAACTCTGGCTCCTGGGCTCTTCTTCAGCCTCATGGCCTCCAGGGCCAGAAAAGAGCGGAAATCCAAGAACGTCTAG
- the DHRS7B gene encoding dehydrogenase/reductase SDR family member 7B isoform X10: MASQGSRKNLLKVRAMDFITSTAILPLLFGCLGVFGLFRLLQWVRGKAYLRNAVVVITGATSGLGRECAKVFYAAGAKLVLCGRNREALEELIRELTASHATKVQTHKPYMVTFDLTDPGAIVAAAAEILQCFGFVDILVNNAGISYRGTVMDTTVDVDKRIMETNYFGPVALTKALLPSMIKRRQGHIVAISSIQGKISIPFRSAYAASKHATQAFFDCLRAEMEQYEIEVTVISPGYIHTNLSINAITADGSSYGQDHSPGPKPCGSCPGHSRCCGEEEERCDPG; encoded by the exons GAAGAATCTGCTGAAGGTGAGGGCCATGGACTTCATCACCTCCACAGCCATCCTGCCCCTGCTGTTCGGCTGCCTGGGTGTCTTCGGCCTCTTCCGGCTGCTGCAGTGGGTGCGCGGGAAGGCCTACTTGCGGAACGCTGTGGTGGTGATCACAGGTGCCACCTCAGGGCTGGGCAGAG AATGTGCAAAGGTCTTCTATGCTGCGGGTGCTAAGCTGGTGCTCTGTGGCCGGAATCGTGAGGCCCTGGAAGAGCTCATCAGAGAACTCACCGCTTCTCATGCCACCAAG GTGCAGACACACAAGCCTTATATGGTGACCTTCGACCTCACAGACCCTGGGGCCATAGTTGCAGCAGCAGCCGAGATCCTGCAGTGCTTTGGCTTTGTGGACATACTTGTCAACAATGCTGGGATCAGCTACCGTGGTACCGTCATGGACACCACAGTGGATGTGGACAAGAGGATCATGGAGACAAACTACTTTGGCCCAGTTGCTCTAACGAAAG CACTCCTGCCATCCATGATCAAGAGGAGGCAAGGCCACATTGTCGCCATCAGCAGCATCCAGGGCAAGATCAGCATTCCTTTTCGATCAGCAT ACGCAGCCTCCAAGCATGCAACCCAGGCGTTCTTTGACTGTCTGCGTGCTGAGATGGAACAGTATGAAATTGAGGTGACTGTCATCAGCCCTGGCTACATCCACACCAACCTCTCCATAAATGCCATCACTGCGGATGGATCCAG ttATGGACAAGACCACAGCCCAGGGCCGAAGCCCTGTGGAAGTTGCCCAGGACATTCTCGCTGCtgtggggaagaagaagaaagatgtgATCCTGgctga